The following proteins are encoded in a genomic region of Paenibacillus sp. FSL H3-0469:
- a CDS encoding histidine kinase N-terminal 7TM domain-containing protein, which produces MASMISNYIIIVSISGVLNALLALFAFYRKTDFSGLRAFIVSSAASAVYTFAFALELSGNSMEQIKFWIKLEYLGMPYIAPSSLLMIMHFVGLEKLVSKKLLVLLYSVPVISTVLVWTNDSHHLFYKSIYFRGDAPTPLVDIVMGPWYIVQGSLTFGCMLAGMCLILWRWGRMRRAYLRQMLIIFVGQFLPALGAFLYLMDLTPYGTDPVPVVMSVTSSLYIWAILSRGMLTAAPIARENLFESMRDGVLVTDLSDKLVDYNRAAAEMLEDLDAAAIGRPLAQLFLPAGKEAFDYVMNSNPQISEEQELVWHSGGEVRYYQVRSSPVQKHDGHLAGRMIMLIDVTERTLLQEKLLQLATIDSLTGIYNRTHFMELSRQRLKEAAGSAAPFSVILLDIDFFKSINDRYGHHHGDMALQHVVSVCRQHVREGDVFGRYGGEEFVLSLPGAPLKEAALISERIRRDIEHSTFSTFTGTIKITASFGVTEALGRSISLEELLSEADHALYSSKRNGRNSVHLYGVSSITRFKPM; this is translated from the coding sequence ATGGCATCTATGATTTCCAACTACATTATTATCGTTTCGATCTCCGGTGTGCTGAATGCCTTGCTCGCCCTGTTTGCTTTTTACAGGAAGACTGACTTCTCGGGTCTGCGCGCATTCATCGTCAGCTCCGCCGCCTCGGCGGTATACACATTCGCCTTCGCGCTTGAACTCTCAGGGAACTCGATGGAACAGATTAAGTTCTGGATCAAGCTGGAGTATCTCGGGATGCCGTACATCGCACCCTCCAGTCTGCTGATGATCATGCATTTCGTGGGCTTAGAGAAGCTGGTCTCCAAAAAACTGCTGGTCCTCCTCTACTCCGTCCCCGTGATCTCCACGGTGCTTGTGTGGACCAACGACTCCCATCACCTGTTCTATAAGTCTATCTACTTCCGGGGAGACGCGCCTACACCGCTGGTGGATATCGTGATGGGACCCTGGTATATCGTGCAGGGCAGTCTGACCTTCGGCTGTATGCTGGCCGGGATGTGCCTGATCCTCTGGCGCTGGGGGCGGATGCGGCGGGCTTATCTGCGGCAGATGCTGATTATTTTTGTCGGACAATTCCTGCCTGCGCTGGGGGCCTTCCTCTATCTGATGGACCTGACTCCGTATGGAACAGACCCTGTTCCTGTAGTGATGAGCGTAACCTCGTCCCTGTATATATGGGCCATTCTGTCCAGAGGGATGCTGACCGCCGCACCGATTGCCCGCGAGAATCTGTTCGAGAGCATGCGCGACGGCGTACTGGTCACGGACCTCTCCGACAAGCTGGTGGACTATAACCGGGCCGCTGCCGAGATGCTTGAGGATCTGGATGCCGCAGCCATCGGCCGCCCGCTGGCCCAGCTCTTCCTGCCTGCCGGCAAGGAGGCGTTCGATTATGTAATGAATTCCAATCCTCAGATCAGCGAAGAGCAGGAGCTGGTATGGCATTCCGGCGGAGAAGTCCGCTATTATCAGGTCCGTTCCTCCCCCGTGCAGAAGCATGACGGCCATCTTGCCGGGCGGATGATCATGCTGATCGATGTTACCGAACGCACCCTGCTCCAGGAAAAGCTGCTGCAGCTCGCCACCATCGACAGCCTGACCGGTATCTACAACCGGACCCACTTCATGGAGCTGAGCCGGCAACGGCTGAAGGAAGCTGCCGGCTCCGCCGCCCCCTTTTCGGTCATCCTGCTGGATATCGATTTCTTCAAGAGCATTAACGACCGCTACGGGCACCATCACGGGGATATGGCCTTGCAGCATGTAGTAAGCGTATGCCGTCAGCATGTCCGGGAGGGCGATGTCTTCGGACGGTATGGAGGTGAGGAATTCGTCTTAAGCCTGCCGGGAGCCCCCTTGAAGGAAGCGGCCCTGATCTCTGAGCGCATCCGCAGGGACATCGAGCACAGCACCTTCTCCACCTTCACAGGAACAATTAAAATCACAGCCAGCTTCGGCGTGACCGAAGCCCTCGGCCGTTCGATCTCACTGGAGGAGCTGCTCTCAGAAGCAGACCATGCCCTCTACTCCTCCAAGCGGAACGGCCGCAATAGCGTTCATCTGTATGGCGTCTCCTCCATCACCCGCTTCAAGCCCATGTGA
- a CDS encoding alpha-amylase, protein MKRNHTMMQFFEWHVAADGQHWKRLAQMAPELKAAGMDAVWVPPVTKAVSPEDTGYGVYDLYDLGEFDQKGGVRTKYGTKQELIDAIAECLKNGIAVYVDLVMNHKAGADETEVFEVIEVDPNDRTKDISEPFEIEGWTKFDFPGRGDEYSSFKWNHTHFNGTDFDAKEGRSGVFRIDGTNKGWNENVDTEFGNYDYLMFANIDYLNADVKQEMLNWGKWLVDTLQCSGYRLDAIKHINHEFIKEFAMEMKKKRGEDFYIVGEFWNSNLEACREFLNTVDYQIDLFDVSLHYKLYSAALAGRDFDLTHIFDDTLVQTHPANAVTFVDNHDSQPHEALESWVGDWFKQSAYALILLRRDGYPVVFYGDYYGIGGPAPMEGKKDAIDPLLCARYTKAYGEQDDYFDHPNTIGWVRRGVQEIEGSGCAVVISNGDNGEKRMFVGEARSGEVWEDFTHNRGESVTIGEDGWAVFPVNGGSVSVWALPEPKPADACAEE, encoded by the coding sequence ATGAAGAGAAATCATACTATGATGCAGTTTTTTGAATGGCATGTCGCGGCGGATGGACAACACTGGAAGCGTCTTGCCCAGATGGCCCCGGAACTAAAGGCGGCGGGAATGGATGCGGTGTGGGTCCCCCCTGTTACCAAAGCCGTCTCCCCCGAAGATACCGGCTATGGGGTCTACGATCTCTACGACCTTGGTGAATTCGATCAAAAGGGCGGTGTGCGCACGAAGTACGGAACCAAGCAGGAGTTAATCGACGCAATTGCCGAGTGCCTGAAGAACGGCATTGCAGTCTACGTGGATCTGGTCATGAACCATAAAGCCGGAGCGGATGAGACGGAGGTCTTTGAGGTCATTGAGGTGGACCCGAACGACCGCACCAAGGATATCTCCGAGCCGTTCGAGATTGAAGGCTGGACCAAATTCGATTTCCCGGGGCGCGGGGATGAATACTCCAGCTTCAAGTGGAATCATACCCACTTCAACGGAACCGATTTCGATGCCAAGGAAGGCCGCAGCGGCGTCTTCCGGATTGACGGCACGAATAAAGGCTGGAATGAGAATGTGGATACCGAATTCGGCAACTACGACTACCTGATGTTCGCCAACATCGATTACCTCAATGCAGATGTGAAGCAGGAAATGCTGAACTGGGGCAAATGGCTGGTCGATACGCTGCAATGCAGCGGATACCGGCTGGATGCGATCAAGCATATCAACCACGAGTTCATCAAGGAATTCGCCATGGAGATGAAAAAGAAACGCGGCGAGGACTTCTACATCGTCGGTGAATTCTGGAACTCCAATCTGGAGGCCTGCCGCGAATTCCTGAACACTGTCGATTACCAGATCGATCTGTTCGATGTCTCTCTTCATTACAAGCTGTACTCCGCCGCACTGGCAGGCCGGGACTTCGACCTGACGCATATCTTCGATGATACGCTGGTCCAGACACATCCCGCGAATGCAGTCACCTTCGTCGACAATCATGATTCCCAGCCTCATGAAGCGCTGGAATCCTGGGTAGGTGACTGGTTCAAGCAAAGTGCCTATGCCCTGATTCTGCTGCGCCGCGACGGATATCCCGTGGTCTTCTACGGGGATTATTACGGCATCGGCGGCCCTGCCCCGATGGAAGGCAAGAAGGACGCCATCGATCCTCTGCTCTGCGCCCGCTACACCAAGGCGTACGGGGAGCAGGACGATTACTTCGACCATCCGAACACCATCGGCTGGGTCCGGCGCGGCGTTCAGGAGATCGAAGGCTCCGGCTGCGCTGTAGTCATCTCCAACGGAGACAACGGAGAGAAGCGGATGTTCGTGGGTGAAGCGCGCAGCGGAGAGGTATGGGAGGACTTCACCCATAACCGCGGGGAGTCCGTCACCATCGGCGAAGACGGCTGGGCCGTATTCCCGGTGAACGGCGGCAGCGTCTCCGTCTGGGCACTGCCCGAGCCGAAGCCGGCCGACGCCTGCGCGGAGGAGTGA
- a CDS encoding biotin transporter BioY, whose amino-acid sequence MKKWTTRGLIFSALFAAVMIALSYLKISLPFSTVPITMQTLAVMLAGSILGARYGALAVLIVIGLAAAGFQVMGGSGGLAVLVGPTAGYIFSWPFVAWLIGFFAERIKQDKYTFVKLLAANFIFGALLVYPGGVGWLAYSTGMDSLGKALTAGMWPFLPGDLLKAVLCSAVVTAVWKVYPIERILNHDTGVWADGDNTTTSR is encoded by the coding sequence ATGAAGAAATGGACAACCCGCGGCCTGATATTCAGTGCCTTATTCGCCGCTGTCATGATAGCTCTGAGTTATTTGAAAATCTCGCTGCCCTTCTCCACGGTACCGATTACTATGCAGACCCTTGCGGTAATGCTGGCTGGTTCTATCCTTGGGGCCCGATACGGGGCACTTGCTGTACTAATCGTAATCGGACTCGCTGCTGCCGGATTCCAGGTGATGGGCGGAAGCGGAGGATTAGCGGTCCTGGTTGGACCTACCGCCGGATATATCTTCTCCTGGCCGTTCGTGGCCTGGCTGATCGGCTTCTTCGCCGAACGCATTAAGCAGGACAAATACACCTTTGTGAAGCTGTTGGCAGCTAACTTTATCTTCGGGGCACTGTTAGTTTATCCGGGCGGTGTGGGATGGCTTGCCTATTCTACAGGCATGGATTCACTCGGCAAGGCACTGACGGCTGGTATGTGGCCGTTTCTTCCGGGCGACCTGCTCAAAGCAGTCCTGTGTTCGGCTGTAGTAACAGCGGTATGGAAGGTATATCCGATCGAACGTATTCTGAACCATGACACAGGCGTCTGGGCTGACGGGGACAACACAACCACAAGCCGCTAA
- a CDS encoding ATP-binding cassette domain-containing protein — MIRAHNVSLSVREGQHRRMVLQGINIHIEPGEWVALTGANGCGKTSLIRTFNGLNTPSSGSLSVAGLDLRLPENRTAVKQRVQLVFQNPEAQTVGSTPFEDIAFGLENRGLERERMIARIHEILQQVGLSHKAEAEVSTLSGGERQRLAVGCCLALEAEMIIFDEATSMLDPEGRSDIMELAQGLWQTGTTILWVTQRMEELAASPRIAVLGEGKLLYDGGPRSLFYTSELPETLGWLPSPAVRVGKLLLKQGWPLHLLPLTGQDLEELL, encoded by the coding sequence ATGATCAGGGCACATAATGTAAGCTTGTCCGTGCGGGAGGGGCAGCATCGCCGTATGGTACTGCAAGGGATTAACATTCATATAGAGCCTGGGGAATGGGTAGCGCTCACAGGGGCAAACGGCTGCGGCAAAACCTCGCTGATCCGCACCTTCAACGGACTGAACACCCCCTCCAGCGGCAGTCTGTCCGTGGCCGGACTCGATCTGCGTCTGCCGGAGAACCGGACGGCTGTAAAGCAACGTGTGCAGCTCGTATTTCAGAATCCCGAAGCACAGACGGTCGGCTCCACTCCGTTCGAGGATATCGCCTTCGGGCTGGAGAACCGGGGACTGGAACGGGAGCGGATGATTGCACGAATCCATGAGATCCTGCAGCAGGTAGGGCTAAGCCATAAAGCAGAAGCAGAGGTATCCACGCTGTCCGGCGGAGAGCGCCAGCGCCTGGCGGTAGGCTGCTGCCTGGCACTGGAAGCTGAAATGATTATCTTCGATGAGGCCACCTCGATGCTGGACCCTGAGGGGAGATCGGATATTATGGAGCTGGCTCAGGGGCTATGGCAGACGGGCACTACCATCCTCTGGGTCACCCAGCGGATGGAGGAACTGGCCGCAAGCCCGCGCATTGCGGTGCTCGGCGAGGGGAAATTGCTCTATGACGGCGGCCCGCGCAGCCTGTTCTACACCTCGGAGCTGCCGGAGACCCTCGGCTGGCTTCCTTCTCCGGCTGTCCGGGTCGGGAAGCTGCTGCTGAAGCAGGGCTGGCCGCTTCATCTGCTGCCGCTGACCGGGCAGGATCTGGAGGAGCTGCTATGA
- a CDS encoding ATP-binding cassette domain-containing protein, with the protein MRIHADQLTFCYVGGRPAVQKISLDIPTGSLTVLCGVNGSGKSTLLRLLAGLAQPSSGQIHYGDGDGKKTDNTTAELVSMVFQQPETQLFAGTVHKDIEYGLIERGVSKEKRTEIISSALAKTGLAYDEFAGRSPFLLSGGEKRRVSIAGALAVQPGLLILDEPTAGLDPQAAQALLEMVEELRSSGLTLIIGTHDLDSFLPVADKVIVMKQGAIHYDGPAPALTADPGLLADAGLIPPVYASMGRRAVQHGLLEAVPDSLEELLTALEKHPLPMPQTDNWAAGSGIVARSGATIPGSQNTNASEQSVQYSLEGIRHRDNSHQFTGRKTAQAIIRPGRPKLEQDPPRRSGWQGLDPRAKWLGMILGSLVLLGMNTLLPLLLTTGLLAGLAASAHISWRRAFRFFRPFLLMFLFLWLLSGLSWSSPDFALGPLSFSYAGLMRGGISVLRFLLLIALGFLFTETTTGAPLREGLEWGIAPLRTLGIRTRNWSLAVSVTLQFVPWILGKLAQLQLALGSRGRRARGVARWSPRQIALIIVPLLILVLGMGDELATAVESRGYDPAKQRTPVYQLRWSRRDTLAALSILAVAAILWWVARIS; encoded by the coding sequence ATGAGAATTCATGCGGATCAGCTCACCTTCTGCTATGTTGGTGGCAGGCCAGCCGTTCAAAAGATATCTCTGGATATCCCTACAGGTTCGCTGACTGTCCTCTGCGGAGTGAACGGGAGCGGTAAGTCTACCCTGCTCCGTCTGCTCGCGGGTCTTGCCCAGCCCTCCTCCGGGCAGATACATTACGGTGACGGTGACGGGAAGAAGACGGACAACACGACCGCCGAACTGGTATCCATGGTATTCCAGCAGCCAGAGACCCAGCTCTTCGCGGGTACGGTACATAAGGATATCGAATACGGCCTGATAGAGCGCGGGGTGTCTAAGGAGAAGCGGACGGAGATCATTTCCAGCGCCCTGGCGAAGACCGGGCTGGCTTACGATGAATTCGCCGGGCGATCCCCCTTTCTGCTCAGCGGAGGCGAGAAACGGCGCGTAAGTATTGCGGGAGCCCTGGCCGTACAGCCCGGGCTCCTGATTCTGGATGAGCCGACCGCAGGGCTGGACCCGCAGGCGGCACAGGCACTGCTCGAAATGGTGGAGGAGCTGCGTAGCAGCGGACTGACCTTGATCATCGGCACCCACGATCTGGACAGCTTCCTTCCAGTTGCTGACAAGGTCATCGTGATGAAGCAGGGTGCTATCCATTATGACGGTCCTGCTCCGGCATTGACTGCCGATCCCGGCCTGCTGGCAGACGCCGGACTCATCCCCCCCGTCTATGCTTCTATGGGACGCAGAGCGGTGCAGCATGGTCTGCTGGAAGCAGTCCCGGATAGTCTGGAGGAGCTGCTGACCGCACTGGAAAAGCACCCGCTGCCTATGCCGCAGACGGACAACTGGGCGGCAGGCTCTGGCATCGTTGCCCGCAGCGGCGCCACAATACCCGGCAGTCAGAACACCAATGCCAGCGAACAGAGCGTGCAATACAGCTTAGAAGGCATCCGCCACCGGGATAATTCCCATCAGTTCACCGGGAGGAAGACCGCCCAGGCGATAATCAGGCCCGGCAGGCCAAAGCTCGAACAGGACCCTCCACGCAGATCTGGTTGGCAAGGCCTTGACCCCCGGGCCAAATGGCTGGGGATGATTCTCGGCTCGCTGGTCCTGTTAGGGATGAACACTCTGCTTCCGCTGCTGCTCACCACCGGGCTACTGGCCGGGCTCGCGGCTTCAGCTCACATCTCCTGGCGCCGGGCGTTCCGCTTCTTCCGCCCGTTCCTGCTGATGTTCCTGTTCCTCTGGCTGCTGTCCGGGCTTAGCTGGAGCTCTCCCGACTTCGCACTCGGGCCGCTCAGCTTCAGCTACGCAGGACTAATGCGCGGAGGAATCAGCGTGCTGCGCTTCCTGCTGCTGATTGCCCTGGGCTTCCTGTTCACCGAGACGACCACCGGCGCCCCCTTGCGCGAGGGGCTGGAATGGGGCATCGCTCCGCTGCGGACCCTGGGCATCCGCACCCGTAACTGGTCGCTTGCCGTATCTGTGACCCTGCAGTTCGTGCCGTGGATTCTCGGCAAGCTGGCCCAGCTGCAGCTGGCGCTGGGCTCACGCGGAAGACGCGCACGCGGGGTGGCCCGCTGGTCCCCGAGGCAGATCGCCCTAATCATCGTGCCCCTGCTGATTCTTGTCCTGGGCATGGGCGATGAGCTGGCGACAGCCGTAGAATCACGTGGTTATGATCCCGCCAAGCAGCGGACCCCCGTCTATCAGCTCCGCTGGAGCAGGCGCGATACACTGGCAGCGCTAAGTATCCTTGCGGTCGCAGCTATATTGTGGTGGGTAGCCCGGATTAGCTGA
- the mprF gene encoding bifunctional lysylphosphatidylglycerol flippase/synthetase MprF: protein MHTVIKNKLERFKIVRLLISIYRIKAVRALFPLLIIGLVYLEGQHELKQIHLGKIIRDLKSVPVPSIMQMLGISLLSVAVMSTYDYLIRRHFRLQIGRLRTFRYAWIANTFNNMIGFAGLAGAGLRTLLYKRSSVPASLLAPAIVFLSPLMITGLSLLGWGTITGLLPADRLLEAHRWLGFAVWGIALYLPFFVLLQRSALFAKWVNRGEGRTAWSTVVASVGASFLEWIFAGLTFWFIASELLGNAPFLTVFSIYVVAAIAGILSMAPGGIGAFDLIALLGLTQLGIKSDHAMAVLVIYRLFYYIIPWLLGLVLAALEFGLPGTKGVERSGDRVDAPLTVWQKIWGWPGQYTFLSDLGVWALGKLVLASGLLLLLSAATPELLYRLKVTEELLSLPVMQISHHLSVLIGFMLILLSRGISLRVRRAYVWTSLLLFGGAVFAFTKGFDYEEALFLLVVALILWISRSRFYRISVPFSAKSTLWWLLLTSAVALSYYGLASYTHHGFLKHLPPGIQPEWLRQHSNVAVTAAGGLIFSWLLLTMLVALRPQHKADTLLADKDMARLERFLSEGWGNALSHMLFLGDKSFYWAQGGRVLFAFARVRDKLVVLGDPLGPMDLLNNGISEFRQAADLYGLSVVFYQATPAHLPLYHEQGYRFFKLGEEALVPLADFGISGSRNASLRNVKGRFEREGYRFEITEAQHSKELLQELHLLSEEWLAGRMEKGYSLGWFSEPYLQLAPLALLRGPEGHVLAFASVAPGYDGQKSVSVDLMRHHKDTPNGTMDYLFLCLLEWAKGRGYRSFNLGSAPLSNVGGRFGALREEKLARLVFERGGHWYGFSGLRRYKEKFNPVWEPRYLAYPAAVTLPLLTLDLVRLVSRHPEEGK from the coding sequence ATGCATACTGTAATCAAAAATAAATTGGAACGCTTCAAAATCGTACGGCTGCTGATATCCATCTACCGGATTAAGGCGGTGCGGGCGCTTTTTCCGCTGCTGATTATCGGGCTGGTCTATCTGGAGGGGCAGCATGAGCTGAAGCAGATTCACTTAGGCAAAATCATCCGTGATCTGAAATCCGTTCCCGTGCCCTCTATTATGCAGATGCTGGGGATATCGCTGCTGTCGGTGGCGGTTATGAGTACTTATGATTACTTGATCCGGCGGCATTTCCGCCTGCAGATCGGTCGGCTGCGGACCTTCCGTTATGCCTGGATTGCCAATACGTTCAATAATATGATCGGATTCGCCGGTCTGGCTGGTGCGGGCCTTAGAACGCTGCTCTATAAGCGGAGCAGTGTGCCCGCGTCCTTGCTCGCGCCGGCTATTGTGTTTTTGTCGCCACTGATGATTACGGGGCTGTCGCTGCTCGGGTGGGGGACGATTACCGGGCTTTTGCCGGCGGACCGGCTGCTGGAGGCGCATCGCTGGCTGGGTTTTGCAGTCTGGGGGATAGCGCTGTATCTGCCGTTCTTTGTACTCCTCCAGCGCTCTGCGCTCTTCGCCAAATGGGTCAACCGGGGTGAGGGGCGAACCGCCTGGTCTACTGTGGTTGCTTCTGTGGGAGCTTCCTTCCTGGAGTGGATATTCGCCGGGCTGACCTTCTGGTTCATTGCCAGTGAACTGCTCGGGAACGCCCCGTTCCTCACGGTCTTTAGTATATATGTAGTTGCCGCCATAGCGGGAATTCTAAGCATGGCCCCCGGCGGCATTGGCGCATTCGATCTGATTGCGCTGCTCGGGCTTACCCAGCTTGGCATCAAGAGTGACCATGCCATGGCAGTCCTGGTCATCTACAGATTATTTTATTACATTATCCCTTGGCTGCTCGGGCTGGTGCTGGCTGCGCTGGAGTTCGGGCTGCCGGGTACGAAGGGCGTTGAGCGCAGCGGCGATAGAGTGGATGCACCTCTGACGGTATGGCAGAAAATATGGGGCTGGCCCGGCCAATATACCTTCCTCAGCGATCTGGGTGTATGGGCACTCGGCAAGCTGGTCCTGGCCAGCGGTCTGCTTCTTCTGTTGTCCGCAGCTACGCCTGAGCTGCTCTACCGGCTGAAGGTGACAGAGGAGCTGTTGTCGCTGCCCGTGATGCAGATCTCGCACCATCTGTCCGTGCTGATCGGCTTTATGCTGATTCTGCTGTCGCGGGGGATCTCCCTGCGTGTCCGCAGGGCTTACGTCTGGACAAGCCTGCTGCTTTTTGGCGGGGCGGTCTTTGCATTTACGAAGGGGTTCGATTACGAGGAGGCCTTGTTCCTGCTGGTGGTGGCGCTGATTCTCTGGATCTCACGAAGCCGGTTCTACCGGATCAGCGTTCCTTTTAGCGCTAAAAGCACCTTATGGTGGCTGCTCCTGACTTCGGCTGTAGCCCTTAGCTATTACGGGCTGGCGAGTTATACCCATCACGGCTTCCTGAAGCATCTTCCGCCCGGCATCCAGCCGGAATGGCTGCGGCAGCACAGTAATGTGGCCGTTACGGCGGCCGGCGGACTGATCTTCTCCTGGCTGCTGCTGACGATGCTTGTAGCCCTCAGGCCGCAGCACAAGGCAGATACGCTTCTCGCGGATAAGGATATGGCGCGGCTGGAGCGCTTTCTCTCAGAAGGCTGGGGCAATGCCTTAAGCCACATGCTGTTCCTCGGCGACAAAAGCTTCTATTGGGCCCAGGGAGGCCGGGTGCTGTTCGCTTTCGCCAGAGTCCGGGACAAGCTGGTGGTGCTGGGTGACCCGCTGGGGCCGATGGATCTGCTTAACAATGGAATCAGTGAGTTCAGACAGGCTGCAGACTTATATGGCCTATCTGTAGTCTTCTATCAGGCGACCCCGGCGCATCTTCCGCTCTATCATGAGCAGGGCTACCGGTTCTTCAAGCTGGGGGAAGAGGCGCTGGTTCCGCTGGCGGACTTTGGCATTAGCGGTTCGCGGAACGCCAGCCTTCGTAATGTGAAGGGGCGGTTCGAGCGCGAGGGCTACCGTTTCGAGATCACAGAGGCACAGCATTCGAAGGAGCTGCTGCAGGAGCTCCATCTGTTGTCAGAGGAATGGCTGGCCGGGCGGATGGAAAAAGGCTATTCGCTGGGCTGGTTCAGCGAGCCGTACCTCCAGCTCGCACCGCTGGCGCTGCTGCGCGGACCAGAGGGCCATGTGCTGGCTTTTGCCTCCGTGGCTCCTGGCTATGACGGGCAGAAGAGCGTCTCGGTGGATCTGATGCGCCATCACAAGGATACCCCGAACGGCACTATGGACTACCTGTTCCTGTGCCTGCTGGAATGGGCGAAAGGCCGCGGATACAGAAGCTTTAACCTCGGGTCTGCCCCGCTGTCCAATGTCGGGGGACGCTTTGGAGCGCTGCGGGAGGAGAAGCTTGCCCGGCTGGTTTTTGAACGCGGCGGCCACTGGTACGGCTTCTCCGGTCTGCGCCGGTATAAGGAGAAGTTCAACCCGGTATGGGAGCCGCGGTATCTGGCCTATCCCGCTGCTGTTACACTCCCTCTGTTGACCCTGGATCTGGTGCGGCTGGTCTCCAGGCACCCGGAGGAGGGGAAGTGA
- a CDS encoding FlxA-like family protein: MNVSSVAASASVSYTSSSASDTTALEKQKAKLEAELEKVSASQDNEQAKETQTKQLEQQIKQIEAQIAQKSQAAGNSAAANNAAASPDKPSGNNNKLTAASVQEIANATTDSSGRFDIRV, from the coding sequence ATGAATGTCTCATCCGTAGCCGCTTCAGCATCCGTATCTTATACTTCCTCCAGCGCCAGTGATACCACTGCACTTGAGAAGCAGAAGGCGAAGCTGGAAGCTGAGCTTGAGAAGGTAAGCGCAAGCCAGGACAACGAGCAAGCCAAAGAAACACAAACCAAGCAGCTGGAACAGCAGATCAAGCAGATCGAAGCGCAAATTGCCCAGAAGTCACAGGCTGCGGGCAACTCTGCTGCTGCCAACAACGCTGCTGCGTCTCCGGACAAGCCTTCCGGTAACAATAATAAGCTGACAGCGGCATCCGTTCAGGAGATTGCTAACGCAACCACCGACAGCTCTGGGAGATTCGACATTAGAGTATAA
- a CDS encoding DMT family transporter produces MSRKDFATLLLLAFAWGASFLFMRIASPELGPVFTTELRVTIAGAALLLYALLTRRRLDLLKHWKSFLLLGAINAAFPFTLICMAELHLSASLAAILNATTPMFAALAAWGTRKEKPGAAKSAGLIIGLVGVGVLVGWSPLPLTSTVLLSVGYSLGAALCYAFGGLYASRVGSGLTPLALAAGQQLGASVVLLPLAVIFAPDHLPSSAAVYSVLGLSLICTSVAYLLYFRLIASVGPVKTVSVTFLVPVFGLLWGVIFLQEQVYANTIAGLVIILLSVMLVNRRVRKE; encoded by the coding sequence TTGAGCCGCAAGGATTTCGCTACCCTGCTGCTGCTTGCTTTTGCCTGGGGAGCCTCCTTCCTGTTCATGCGGATTGCCTCGCCGGAGCTGGGTCCGGTCTTCACGACAGAGCTGCGCGTTACGATTGCCGGAGCTGCTCTGCTGCTCTATGCGCTGCTGACCCGGCGCAGGCTGGATCTCCTGAAGCACTGGAAGTCTTTCCTGCTGCTCGGTGCGATTAACGCGGCGTTTCCGTTCACGCTGATCTGTATGGCTGAGCTGCACTTAAGCGCCTCGCTGGCGGCAATTCTGAATGCTACAACCCCGATGTTCGCAGCACTGGCGGCATGGGGGACCCGGAAGGAGAAGCCGGGGGCGGCCAAATCGGCCGGACTGATAATAGGCCTTGTAGGTGTGGGTGTGCTGGTTGGCTGGAGTCCGCTCCCGCTGACCAGTACGGTTCTTTTATCCGTAGGTTATTCGCTTGGAGCTGCGCTCTGCTATGCGTTCGGAGGCTTATACGCGTCACGTGTAGGCTCCGGTCTCACTCCGCTGGCGCTTGCTGCGGGACAGCAGCTGGGCGCAAGTGTGGTGCTGCTGCCGCTGGCGGTGATTTTTGCCCCGGATCATCTCCCTTCTTCCGCCGCTGTATATTCTGTCCTCGGCCTGTCGCTGATCTGCACCTCGGTGGCGTATTTGCTGTATTTCCGGCTGATTGCCAGTGTCGGCCCGGTCAAGACCGTCAGCGTTACCTTCCTCGTGCCTGTATTTGGCCTGTTGTGGGGCGTAATCTTCCTGCAGGAGCAGGTTTATGCCAACACCATCGCCGGGCTGGTCATCATCCTGCTGAGCGTTATGCTGGTGAACCGGAGGGTGCGCAAGGAGTAA